In the genome of Ziziphus jujuba cultivar Dongzao chromosome 10, ASM3175591v1, the window TCAAGATTCAAGATAGCAGTGCTGTATACAGGTTGAACATATATCTTAGATATCATAATTAATATGGAAATGACATGCATGCCTAACTTTGATTAATTTGttgctttaaaagaataaaaactaaataaaaaattcatgttTCCATATGATAATGTAGTTTGATATTGACATTAGCTatgcaagaaaagaaagttttaAGCAATTTTTGCAACTTGATTGACCTCAAAGGATCAATGTGTCCCCAATACGTTGCAAATCTTTATCTTGTATTTTGTTGTCCCTTGTTTTGCTTCTCTCTGTGGGTGTAATTCGTGGTTTTTTGCACTGCAAGTCTATGTGTACCTTATCAAGGTGGTGAGTTTTCTCCGTTATTGGTGGCCACCATTACTGCTTTTATATCCCTCTACACATACATTCAAAACAAACTTGCAATCAACAGATATACCTTGCAAAGATTTCTTTAGTTATTGCTAGCACTAGGGCTTAGTAATGCAATCATTTTCTCCTTTATTAAGACATTCTACAATTCtagaacaagccttaaaaaaaaacaaaaaatccttCTTGTTTTGTGTTAAAGAGCTCGGAAATCCAATCACTTCCAATTCCAATTGCTTTTATGCATATATTGAGAAAGAATCATATACAGTAATTATAATATAACAATCTATAATATTATGtaacatgaaaataaaatatattactgtattataattgttaaatattgaTTACGGATTACTTATTACACTATATTACTCGatgaaaataaacattaaaatttcaatcaaaaaatacatattaatttttttttatgtatatatacttggatatgattttattcatttatagcACCTAAACTGTTCTCTTTTGCCCTTTcgatttgttttctcttttacaaATTTTAGCGGATCCAAGTCCAAAATGAAGTCCACGttccaaaatacaaaaaaaaaaaaaaaaaaaatagaaaggtcCATAGTGAAGTTTATGGGATTGAGAATGattaaagagaattttttttttttttttttccaaaaggccgaaaaaaaaaaatagactcACCTATATGGGAAATCCATAGGGCATGAAATGGGGGTTGTGAAAAAGATAGATTACCAAACAATTTTCTTCCAATTCATAATAGAATTAAGGATCAAACATTTCTAGCTACCATGCTCTCCTTCAACATTGATTATGTCGTTGCCTTTacacaaaatttaattttttaagtggTCCAACCAGACTGGATAATGCTTATTTAGCCGACACCTGGCCGGCTCTTACAATGCCAATTCTCATGGAAATTCTTAGGACTTAATTAGGCCAAAATTCTTTGATAAGTTCGTGTTGAAAATCTTGCGTGAAACTTATTCAATTTTCCGTTCCAATTAGTTTAATTGGAAATAAAACATGTCATCTTAAACATCAATGATTTAATTGGGACCAACCCCCTTAGCGCACTAAGAATGtatcattttctaatttttttttttttctgttgagAATCATTTTCGAGTTAAAGCTTGATACTTTTTTCTATACCATTGAGTTAAAGTTTTGTCAATTCATTATAATTTccattaattttagaaaaataaaattacagagATGTGACTGTCAAATGCTACATCTCCACAAAATCATACTACTTGtattatgtataattttctccaacaattttaattaataaaatatacgcaaatttattcaacaaacataaTATCCCTTtacatttgaaaatatatatatatatatatatatattttgagacaaaattgaaaaattctaactaaatctcttaacttctcttgcctttatttttcttaaacaataaattaattaaaaaattataattcttgAAGAAGGAACTTATTGCCTGTTTTAATATCTAAAAAcatgttcaaattttaatttgaataaaaaaaaaaaaagaggtttaaaattagtaaattttagtgggtaatttaatttattattttagtttaaaaagtcaattttatttgagaagagaaaaaataataataataaatgagaaGATAATTTTGCAATATCTCGTGAAAGAAACAAATTCTCGTATTTCCATAGGTACAGCGGCTAAAAGATCAAGCACGATAATGACGCATGGTATCACGGATTTACGAAACGAAAACCAAAACAATGAGATCGTGTCCGTACACGTCAATATCCTGATTGTAGCCTTTTACGGCCTCAACGTAACCGCGCTGTCTTCCTAAATTCTCTGTTCGTTAAAAACCGTCCCCGTGGAGACCGTGGACTTTGTTGGGTGGGTCCGACCCGGTGAAATTCTAGCCACGTCACCAAATCTCTGTCCCTTTTATGAAATTACAGCTTTGCCAAACAAACGACAACTTATTACCAGAAAGTGACGTGCCAGACGCAGGCAAAATAAAACACTTTCACATTTTTCTACTTTCGGCACACACCGACCCTACTTTTTGAGCACCAACTAATTCCCTCTTTAACTGTGAACTTCCATTGCCGCGCATGCATAATTCATTTATGAATTcaccaataaaaagaaaaagaaatgcatAATTCATTTAcgaagttattttttatttttatttttatttttttccacattattatatgtattatttctGGAACAAAAAACACCACGCATTAAATTTTGTACTAAAAAGCATCAAGCCATGAAATGAAAAGTAGTTTTTTGCCAAATCTATTTTACAAAGTTTAGCTTATCCACaaaagccaaaaagaaaaaaatatatatttttataagttaCACTACAAATACCAACTTTTTGCAACAGCTGAAATAAGTGAAACTCAacacaaattttgtttttataaataattcaatACAAAGTTGGTATTCAAAGAGTTAGTGGAGAAGTTGATATAAGtagtaatatttattaatttatttatttatttttgtaccttttacaaagtgaaaaataattaagtgaTCTTAAAACAATATGGAtcctaaaaaaactttatataattTACGTATGTAATCAAGATGATACGaagttttttataaaaaataaaaaataaaaaaaacatatggtTTCAAAaccatttgaaatttattttataataataatacttataaaatttaaaatttgatgattaaaaaataaaatatagtaaataatttatcgttaacatgaaaaaaaaaaaaaaaaaaaaaaaaaaaaaaagagagagtgtgAATGGATAAATGAAGACAAATGGGTATCCCAATATGAAAATCCGGGATCCCTTGATATAGGCATTGAAAATTGGAACAGAAAACTGTGGAGCAGAAACAATTGAATGCTCCCACAAAATATGTTTTAGTTTGTTTCTCTCCTCTCCAATATTTACTTCTTTGGCTCTTTCTTCAAAAACTTTGACCATTTTGACTCTGTGACTTCCTTCCATTCTTGTATTTGTACCAACTTTGAAGATTCATTCTCATTCATACAAATCACATGATAAATGGACAATCTTAATCTTTGACTCATAAATAGTTATTCATCATTTACAtctaggaaagaaaaaaaggaaggggGTTTTATACATTGAATTCATCTGTAACTTTTCAATgcttgtattattattgtttgataGAAAAAAGGGTAGATATTTATTCTCATTAGTTTCTTAAAAGATagacactatttttttttctcctaaatcttttttagcaaaaattaataaaatataggaGATCGAAACACAACAATTTCATGGggtgttctttttttattttcggcAAAAAGATGTATTAGTAAAATCAAAGAGTTTGGTTGATGAAATAGAGGTTTAGGATTTAGCAAATGACACGCTTTGGACCAATAAACATTGAATTCAGtggaaaataaatgaattcatTAATCAAGTAAATAAAAGAGGTGGTGGAGTCAAATCCACCACCACCCAAGCAAAGGCCCGGCCACCAAAACGGCGACACAAGTGTTAGACCGCACGTGCGCTTTGATCTACTCGAACACCCTTCCTAATTGCCATGGGTCCCACCCCCCACGTGTGTGTTGCTTTGGttcaataagaaataataaataaattatcagaaaaataaataaaagctggACCAGACCCAGCTTGGCTGTCGAAATGCCGGAACAGTCAGCCCAGGTTCATGTTTTCCGGGTTACAGATCCCAAGTTCTTAGTCTCAGGAATTGACaactttctttatttgtttatgaacttttttttcttttttttaacactttctTTATCTGTTCATTGTTATTAGGTAAATTGtttacatttatataaaatacagtaaactgagatgaaaatgaattacttttatgtttattttataaataataatttttagtagAATGATATTTTTGGCCAAATGTGTTAGATAAAGACATTTGGATTTTGTTAAatcatttaaatagtaaaaacaaaaaaaacaaaactttccTTGTACATTGTGTGCCTTGATTTGAatttcgtttcttttttttgttttttgaaacaCAAGTCAAGGTTGAATAAGATATTGTAATTTGTCAAATAGTTTCTTATGTTCATAAATTCCATGGAATAAAGACATCCAAATCTGAAAATTTCTATTCAAGCTGTGAATTGATGACCTATCACTTCCTTTTCCTTGGCATATCCTAATCCTACAATGTTTTTAGGACAAAAGgcaaatacccattttttttttttttttatttatcaatttttggtcctcaatttgttatataatattttattatttttttgggtgtacaaaaaggaaaaagttatAAGATACTAGGAATAGAACAGAATGATGAGGTATAACATGTGTCTAATTAATTGACATCCAACACCAACAAAGGCCAACATAGCGAAGTCAAACAACTAGATGCCAATTCATTAAGCCAACAATAAAGCTGTTCCAAGTGTCCAACCATGGTCAACAATAAAAAGTGAAGCTCTTGAGAGGTCCTTTGACTTGCCCttccaattttatttacttattaattttttggcaaTTCTCTTTAGTTTTTATTGGTAAAGCTGATTTAGTTAAGGTTTATGTCTATTTTCTGTTGCAATATTCTTGAAGCAGTGGACGTTCAAGCTTAACCAGCAGCATCCAAGAAAAGCCAGTTAAGCTTTGGGTTTTAAAATAGTTCAGATGAAAATGTCCAGTTCCATATTCTGGATTcaatcaatttggacaaaagAGCAATTGATTTATAAGGTCCCAGTAAaatacttttcatttttcaaatattgatgattttcaCGTTCCCGCAATTCACCAATGCAACCCAAAATAGACCAACTTGCCAAACAGCATTTATCATTCATAATATATGAAGCAACCAACATGGTGTTCACATGTTTTATGCACTTCAAGATCCACACTGGTTGTGAGGTTCTTAACTAATTCATAAATATCACCAGCACTAGCTTTCCTTTTCTCTCAACAGCATAGCGAAAATATAAATTGGTaatgaaaaagataaaacaaatttcagagACTATTTATGTCGTACAAGCATTGAAAATGAGTAGTTCATCGTAATAGCAAGCAACAATGTTCATTTAAAGCATTATATACTTACACcacaaacacccaaaaaaaaaaaaaaaaaagaaaaagagtaccAAAGCAAAATGTCATGAATCAAAGACTTTTTGAGTTAATATCCAGTTTTCCCTAGTAAATTAAAACCCTTCaaacaaaagtttaaaatactCTCAACATCTAGCCTCGAGTGCTTACATAAAGACTAAGCAAATATGCTCAGAGGACCAGTCTTACTTGATGCACCTAGTCCATTTTCAGCATTCCGAATCCCTGTGACCCATGTCCTGCAAAACAATTTTTTCAACCTTTGAATCAAAGATTGTTCATAACCCATCACATTTACTTTGGTAAATATAAGTCATGCATTGAGTGATCGAAGTTGATTTTTCCGTTACCTTCCAATATTGTTGCTGCCTGAATCTGTTAGAATCGTCAGCCTTTTTGCAGTTTTCATAAAATCGCTGCAACAAAAACAAGAGGAAAAACATAAGGAAATTGCTTTAAATATAAAGCCAATGAGACTAAATTCATTTGAAATTGCAGGCAAAATGACATGTAGATTCATTTAACAAAACCAAATTGATAATATCTTACAGGTTGAACAAGCGATAATGAAGTATTCATAAGCAATACCTGAACGGTTCATCTCCTGTTTGTCTAAGAGCACCGCTTGCATCACGGTAAAGAACGTGGCTCAGCATCTCTGATCTTTCTATTCCAAACATGTTGGCCAACCTCATATATAGCTCTTCATAAGAGCCCAAAACAGAGAGGTCAAGAGTCCTCCCCACATCCTCCGACTCCATGAATACCTTGCAATGACCGGTATCAAGTCCTAATTCAGCCGCTTGTAAACCTTGATTCCATGAAAACCCAGGACTTGATGATTTTTCTGATGAAACCTGCTGCTCAAGTGTGGATCCGGAGCCATCAGAAAGAAACTTGGCTCTTTCTGAAATCTCGTCTGTTGAATTTTTCCCACTAAGAACTTGTGAGACTGTCACAGTGGAATTGCCATGAGAGATTTGCTGCTCGGTGAGTATAGGTTGACCAAAGAGTAAAAACTTGTGTTTCTTTACACTATCCGACTTCTCCAATTTCGGACTAGAATTCCCCATTGTTAGCAAGCAAGATAGGCCACTATCGTTGCTATTCGTGCGGCCTGTCATGATCCCATTAGAAATTCTAGAATGTTGATTGAACTGCTGGAAACTGGAGGAAAACAGCCCTGACTGCAGCTTGTTGTTAAGGTGGAGATGTGATAAAGATAATCCAAATTGGGTTTGCCTGGCTCCCTGTATGCCTGCAGGAGTGTTATCAGGTAGACAACACAAGGGGCTGCTGGGCCCAAGGGGGTTGCCTGAAAACGATGGCACGGTGAATTGACCATCGAGAGTAAAGTCTGGGTGTTGCAGGAGCCGCAACTTCTTTCGTGGTGGTGAAAGAGATGACAAGTGGACAAGGGGCATGTTAGATACCAATTCAATCAACCATGGGCTTACACGCTTTACGTTTTGTAGCAAGTCTGGTTCATCCCATGTCACCTGCAACATTGCGGATTTTAAATCAGATTTAAACAGAAGGTGATTACAAAGAGGCGATTTATTTTGTGTACAGCTCTTTTGAACAATCATCTAAACAGTTGCACATAACAATCAAGATGGAGACACGTACATACgattaccccccaaaaaaaaactgaaaaaaaaaaacactttgcTAGGGGAACATAGCCACCTATGTAATGAGTTTCAACTTCCCAAATAAAGCAAATTGTGGGCATTTAAGAAGTTCCCAGGGATATAATCTTAACAGAAACAGGACTCAGCATTTCAGACCACAATTACAGCCATACCAAAATCAAAAAATGGGAGATCAAAGACCAAAATAAGAACTTAACCAGGAAccaaataattagagaacaaaaaACGTAGCgggaaatgaaaatataaagcaGGTAGTTGCAGCAGCCGAAGCTAACAACAGGGTAACTAAAAGTGCCAAAAAAATATTACCGTTATCAAACATATGCAGAATATACAGAAAAATTAAATCTGAAGATACCACGAAATCAAGAGAATCACATATAAATAgtccaaaaaaagaaacattaaaATCCAGGGAAAAATAGCAAAACAGGACAAAGAGACAGAGATAGCGAGAGAGATAAGGAATTACACCTGAAGAAGCCGCCATGGAGAATTAGGCCAGCGGATTGGATCAGCAACCTGAACAGAGGCTACGGTTCCCATGAACCAGCTAATCCTGGAGGAATCCTCAGTTTCAAATGCCATCTTGAACCTCATCCCAGAGCACCACTGGATCCTCATTGCCGCTCTCACCGCCGAGGCCTTAACACAGAACTCCGGAGTACTTGCTCTCGGATAGTACACCACCTCGAACGGCTGCCCTTTCGCCGCCATAGCCGCAGCCTCCACAACAGCTTCAGGCCTCACCCTGCCGCCACCGGGGATCGAATTCCCACACCCATTCCTCATCATCAGCTTGTTCTCTTCCTCCCTCAACAGCATAGAGAATCCACCATATGACGAAACGCAGCTTCCGGGATTCCGTTTCCAACCGGAAGGAGATAGGGATTCCGGCCCACCACCGCCGCCGGCGCCGACGATACCTCTCTTGGCCCGCCTAATCCCGACGCAGAGATCACCATTATCGGCCCTGAGGAAGACGATGGAATCGCCGGCGACGAGTTTCTTCTGGTTGACGAAGGTGCTCCAGCCGGTGGTCAGCAAATGTCGGCGGGGTGTTCCTCGGTAAATGTGCCTGAACTTCCAGATTTCACCGTGGACGTCCTTGGCTATGACGGTCTGGACCGGAGGGTCGGCGGAGTAATCCAAACGCGGGAAGATCGTCTCCGCGCAGTATCTGGGAACGGAGAAACCCCCACCATTGTTGGCGTCGGATTGGGTCAGTGTCTTCGCGAAAGAAGCTGGTTTTTCGGGGTTTTCGTCGGAACCACCACCAGCACCCAAAACTCCATCTCCGCCAACGCCGACGCCGAGTCCGACTTCGCAATTGAGCTCGTTGTTTCCCAGAGGAACCAGCTTTATCTTGGAGAAGACCTCGTCGGTTTCTGGGTCCGCCATGAATTTCACGGCGGCGACACGGCAGAGAATGAGCGCCGGAATACGGTGGGGGGCGGCGGAGGAGAAATCTACGTTTGTCTGGGCGTGCTCGGCGTGGCCTTGAGGGAAGTAGAAGACTTTGGAGTTCACCGGAGGCATGTGAACCATCCCTCCTGCACATGCGTGCCATAGCTGCGGATCCAAGCTTTTTTCTGCTTCCTTCATCTCAGAAGctctcctttttctcttttacggTTGTGATTTTGTTGTCGTCGTTGTTGGTTCTTCCACagcaataataacaaaaaagccTCTTTTACTTCTAATTCATGAAGATGACGATGAACATCCTCGACAAagccgcttttttttttttcccccccctttttttttttttttccgcaaGTTGATTCTGCTTCAGTAAATGCTCTAACTAAacccaacaaacaaaaaaagaaataaaaaaagatccaCAATTAGTTAAACAAATACAAGCCCACTGCATTAAATTCTAAGTATATTTTGTAAGAATCGCTAAaattccctttctttttctaaaattttaccTTTTGTTAGATGCAATAGGAATATTACAAATGTTGCAgtgaaaagccaaaaaaaaaaaaaaaaaaaaagtccaattcTTCCACGCTACAAGATCAGCTTCTTTGAATACTTGTTCGTCTTCCAGGTAAGATCCAGATTTGAAAAAAGCTTCAGTCTTTCAGTCCAAGCCTCTGATTCGGACAAAACCCAGAAATGGAACagcccaacaacaacaacaacaacaagtatgacaacagcaacaacaacttaatcttcttcaattaatttctAAGACACTCTCAGGCGCCAAAAAGGTATAATCACTGTCTCTGTCTAATAGAAAACCCAATCAAACAGCATCAGATTAGATTCCCAATTGTGGAATCTCTTTTTTTGCTCTCTGTCTtccttttttccactcaaaaaacTTTTGCAGTCTTTGAATGAATCAGTGAAACTTTCCATGCAACAGAGTAATAGaactgaggttttttttttctttttttctttttttctttttttcttttaaagatcAGGATAATAGTATTACCTGCTTCATTTTCATTGCTAGACTCCAAATACTTTTTAATACCCTTCTCGTCCTTTTTTTGATGggttatgtgtatatatataaatattttgttttttgggttccGAGATCTGAAAATTGAATTCTCTCCCTCACGAAccgaaacaaaaacaaatcttaaaaaacaaaaaaaaaaaaaaaaaaaaatatctctaAAACTCGTTTTTTTGTATCATCTCGGGAAACAATAATGCACAATATCACGAGAATTACAACACAGTTAATAAAATAAGTGAAAAAATAGTACTTTTTGGACTGCTCTGAAAATCAGAGCAGTCATAAATAGAAGCAGACAAACTTAACCCTTTGGTAAATAATAgaggatttattattattattttttccaaaggGACCCAATAGGAGCGCGTGGGGTAAAATTGCGGATATACTATTGGTCCGTGGTTTTCAGGCGCATAAAAGGAAAAGTAATTGGTTTTGGTGGATCGGCGATTTTATGGTCGGGAAGACGAGGAGAAAAATGAGAGAAAGTATTTTAATAAAGAGATTGAAAGGCTTTGGGTTTTGTGGCCGTCTTTGAGTATATATGActctttaacaaatatatagagggagtgtttttattaattattggacCTTTTGCTTAAATGCTATCTACCTCTTACTGACAAAAAACAGTGAGATGGACCTCCTCTTTTGGGTAACTACCCTATTCTGTTTCTTTTCCAACTTGTTCATTTTGACactgtttttggattttttctttttttttataatttatttttagggGTTTGTTTGGGATCCCAATTGTCAAAGCCTATCGTATTGTGGCATTTCAGCAACTTTCCCTGCTTGAAGGCTACAGCTTTTTATTCTTGGTGGTGCTACGTACGGTGGCCTAAAGAAATTTGAAGTGTCCCGTATATTTTCTGTCaagatttaatttaaaaaaaaaaaaaaaaaaaaaaagataagcgGGGAAAGTTAGAAAAGTCTATTATTATTTGACCAATGAATGAGATAAGCTTTGGTCCCTTTGGAAGCAAATTGACCCGAAAAAAACAAGGTTTCAGTTAATATGAGGATTCAGCCTATGACTCGTGTCCTTGAAATATTCTTATCCAACAAGAAAGAATAGAGCAACTTGGTCTCGTatctcattttatattttttctttttgatccaAGTTTCTCCTTTTAGTttgatatggaattttatgcagatatgtattatatattttgatactgCTCAAGTGAAAAGATATGTTCAATAGTTGATTTTGTTGCACATTTACGAAAAAAGCAAATAGTACAATTCAGTATAACCCGTTCTAATTTAGTATAACCATTTTGGTTGACGTAACATGAGTCATGTTATAATGGGAGACTTCTTATAATGGGAGACTCGTCCTAAatcaatcatataattttatcattagaattttttatatcaattttttaaatactttaaaagttaaaattaagatttaagaaTGCGTTAATAGTTATTTgagttcatttatttttttttttttaaagaaattcataTAGGATTCACTTTATTCGTATATGGTTTTATTATTCTCTAacctataaatttatataaaatataggtTTACTATCTCACTAATTCACGTTAAGATTAGTAATgctcagagaaaaaaaaaattaagattagtAATGCATTTTAAGATACAAACCATTGATGTGATAAAGGAGGTAGTGATATTTAAACCATAAGATTGACTTAGTGTGgccttaactatatatatatatatatatatatttttaattacattgccatattctaattttataaaattctcatTTTGGAACATCACAAAATCAGTTAGAATGTCACCCATCtcgaacaattttttttttaaataaaaatgattctAGTAATTGGTTTAACCAACAATCGAAGATAAAATCATCTACAT includes:
- the LOC107409384 gene encoding auxin response factor 18, with the protein product MKEAEKSLDPQLWHACAGGMVHMPPVNSKVFYFPQGHAEHAQTNVDFSSAAPHRIPALILCRVAAVKFMADPETDEVFSKIKLVPLGNNELNCEVGLGVGVGGDGVLGAGGGSDENPEKPASFAKTLTQSDANNGGGFSVPRYCAETIFPRLDYSADPPVQTVIAKDVHGEIWKFRHIYRGTPRRHLLTTGWSTFVNQKKLVAGDSIVFLRADNGDLCVGIRRAKRGIVGAGGGGGPESLSPSGWKRNPGSCVSSYGGFSMLLREEENKLMMRNGCGNSIPGGGRVRPEAVVEAAAMAAKGQPFEVVYYPRASTPEFCVKASAVRAAMRIQWCSGMRFKMAFETEDSSRISWFMGTVASVQVADPIRWPNSPWRLLQVTWDEPDLLQNVKRVSPWLIELVSNMPLVHLSSLSPPRKKLRLLQHPDFTLDGQFTVPSFSGNPLGPSSPLCCLPDNTPAGIQGARQTQFGLSLSHLHLNNKLQSGLFSSSFQQFNQHSRISNGIMTGRTNSNDSGLSCLLTMGNSSPKLEKSDSVKKHKFLLFGQPILTEQQISHGNSTVTVSQVLSGKNSTDEISERAKFLSDGSGSTLEQQVSSEKSSSPGFSWNQGLQAAELGLDTGHCKVFMESEDVGRTLDLSVLGSYEELYMRLANMFGIERSEMLSHVLYRDASGALRQTGDEPFSDFMKTAKRLTILTDSGSNNIGRTWVTGIRNAENGLGASSKTGPLSIFA